One part of the Sorangiineae bacterium MSr11954 genome encodes these proteins:
- the hisN gene encoding histidinol-phosphatase: MTTYGTDLALALQLADAADSVTRARFRATDLRVERKPDRTPVTDADLAVEDAVRAILGRERPGDDIAGEERGGKVGSGRTWVLDPIDGTKNFLRGVPAWGTLIALVDGGRPVVGVVSAPALGQRWWASRGEGAWTRKELAAPESAREPRRLQVSAVGDLGDAYLSTTHLNSWREHHSREKYLALVDAVWETRAFGDFWHYCLVAEGALDIATEAIVNPWDVAAVKVLIEEAGGTFTDLSGRDRFDGGSAIGTNGRLHRAALAILAR, from the coding sequence ATGACGACCTATGGGACGGATCTCGCCCTCGCCTTGCAGCTCGCCGATGCCGCCGATTCGGTCACCCGGGCGCGCTTTCGCGCCACCGATCTTCGCGTGGAGCGCAAACCCGACCGCACGCCCGTCACCGACGCCGATCTGGCGGTGGAGGACGCGGTGCGCGCGATCCTCGGCCGCGAGCGCCCCGGCGATGACATCGCCGGCGAGGAGCGCGGCGGAAAGGTAGGGAGCGGGCGCACATGGGTGCTCGATCCCATCGACGGGACGAAAAATTTCCTCCGCGGTGTGCCGGCGTGGGGCACCTTGATCGCGCTGGTCGATGGGGGTCGCCCGGTGGTCGGCGTCGTCAGCGCCCCTGCGCTCGGCCAGCGCTGGTGGGCTTCGCGCGGCGAGGGCGCCTGGACGCGCAAGGAGCTGGCCGCCCCCGAGAGCGCGCGCGAGCCTCGGCGCCTGCAGGTCTCGGCGGTGGGCGATCTCGGCGATGCCTACCTCTCCACGACGCACCTCAATTCGTGGCGGGAGCATCACTCGCGCGAGAAGTACCTGGCGCTGGTCGACGCCGTCTGGGAGACGCGCGCCTTCGGCGACTTTTGGCACTACTGCCTGGTCGCGGAGGGCGCGCTCGACATCGCCACCGAGGCCATCGTCAACCCGTGGGACGTCGCCGCCGTCAAGGTGCTCATCGAGGAGGCCGGCGGCACCTTCACGGATTTGTCGGGCCGCGATCGTTTCGACGGCGGCTCCGCCATCGGCACCAATGGACGCTTGCATCGAGCGGCGCTGGCGATTTTGGCGCGCTGA
- a CDS encoding insulinase family protein, with protein sequence MHRSKQVKRGLRFGSAGLWAIGIALIVLATALPSCSPSLVPARQGLVMRNIELPVRQLVFPSGLRVVAERDARNPIVGLFLVVGAGSSSDPPGKEGLAHYIEHLAFRSRPFGKSSFRHLLERAGAGEWNASTSLDATVYHEVGPASELSELLRLEGARMLAPVARLAPETLAVELDVVRSELRERNETGFTGEVLGALQKAVFPAGHPYARPVIGTHASLTSIGEDDIKAFLKSHYQPGNMTLAIVGDIDLATIGGIVENALPPDLLRAQASPRRPPIPGGAPEPPPPPSVPFSQSEASVATPEIWIGWSLPRAFDADSHLAEMLAARVGSQLVRASYGVEHEDRDIIDVQTRLVRGKDASMLLCRVVLDRGAHPKKSLAYVLDHLHLVEDGLGPRFFGEVLLGSQQRVAVVDMVLEMEDLVKHGETRALTTHFTQNPLTYTRSLAKVLDLEPEPFAKFALKYVSPERARAVLFLPAPGGDRVNAVPIGAHPVGEEEPSPIRVDEERLRAIAPSPGLGEYSRFTLPNGLRVVVGRREGSPTATVGLLIQGGVGAASDPGAMRAALSLAAVSQREDNHSFPEHFGATLRRSIRPDMAQYTLEGASGNVGTMIGIVAEHARYMVVTPAHWGHLDALVAELRLAERKPEHEAVRQFQSTLLAGSPYGRWPTASDVEKARPERAVDWIAETHMPENTALVVVGEIDPMEVTKIVKAELGDWKASADDKPPSVPAPYPPKTDRGFKVLVTDRPSATQVQMHLGCVFPPAKTLSEGLQREVAAQLVEDRLGGTLRERLGVTYGIRSHARVLRGGTSFLETSSAVERDRLTTALKTVQGALWALGEAPVSQDALGWAKLRVARARTTAHVMNHGTANILLNTINQGFSVENLDFTASYIASVSAKDVHEDLHACAAGTVTLSLVGDEPTIRFALKEAGLR encoded by the coding sequence ATGCATCGATCCAAGCAGGTCAAACGGGGGCTTCGTTTCGGCAGCGCAGGTCTTTGGGCGATCGGGATTGCGCTCATCGTGCTGGCGACGGCGCTGCCGAGCTGCAGTCCGAGCCTGGTCCCGGCCCGCCAGGGGCTGGTCATGCGCAACATCGAGCTGCCCGTGCGGCAGCTGGTGTTTCCGTCGGGGCTGCGCGTGGTCGCCGAGCGGGACGCGCGCAATCCCATCGTGGGGCTGTTTCTGGTGGTGGGGGCGGGGTCGTCCAGCGATCCGCCGGGTAAAGAAGGGCTGGCGCACTACATCGAGCACCTGGCGTTCCGTTCGCGGCCCTTTGGCAAATCGAGCTTCCGGCATTTGCTGGAGCGCGCCGGGGCAGGGGAGTGGAACGCATCCACATCGCTGGATGCCACCGTGTACCACGAGGTGGGGCCGGCCTCGGAGCTGAGCGAGCTTCTGCGGCTAGAAGGCGCGCGGATGTTGGCCCCCGTCGCGCGGCTCGCGCCCGAGACGTTGGCCGTGGAGCTCGACGTGGTGCGCAGCGAGCTGCGCGAGCGCAATGAAACGGGGTTTACCGGCGAGGTGCTGGGCGCGCTCCAGAAGGCCGTGTTTCCGGCCGGGCATCCGTATGCGCGGCCGGTGATCGGGACGCACGCGAGCTTGACGTCGATTGGGGAGGACGACATCAAAGCTTTTTTGAAATCGCATTATCAGCCAGGCAATATGACGTTGGCCATCGTCGGCGACATCGATCTGGCGACGATTGGCGGGATCGTGGAGAACGCGCTCCCGCCCGATCTGCTGCGCGCCCAAGCATCACCGCGCCGCCCGCCCATCCCCGGGGGCGCGCCGGAGCCGCCGCCGCCTCCGTCCGTACCGTTCTCGCAGAGCGAGGCCTCGGTGGCGACGCCCGAAATCTGGATTGGATGGTCGCTGCCGCGCGCATTCGACGCCGATAGTCACCTGGCCGAGATGCTCGCCGCCCGGGTGGGCTCGCAGCTCGTACGGGCGTCCTACGGGGTCGAGCACGAGGATCGCGACATCATCGACGTCCAAACGCGGCTGGTGCGCGGGAAGGACGCGTCGATGCTGCTGTGCCGGGTCGTGCTCGATCGCGGTGCGCACCCCAAGAAGAGCCTCGCGTACGTGCTCGACCACCTGCACCTCGTCGAGGACGGGCTCGGACCGAGGTTCTTCGGCGAGGTGCTGCTCGGGAGCCAACAACGGGTGGCGGTGGTGGACATGGTGCTCGAGATGGAGGACCTCGTAAAGCACGGTGAAACGCGCGCGCTCACCACGCACTTCACGCAGAATCCACTGACGTATACGCGCAGCCTCGCCAAGGTGCTCGACCTCGAGCCCGAGCCCTTCGCGAAGTTCGCCTTGAAGTACGTGTCGCCCGAGCGGGCGCGCGCGGTGCTCTTCTTGCCCGCGCCGGGGGGCGATCGGGTCAACGCCGTTCCGATTGGCGCGCATCCGGTCGGTGAAGAGGAGCCGTCGCCCATTCGGGTGGACGAGGAGCGATTGCGCGCGATCGCGCCCTCACCGGGGCTCGGAGAATACAGCCGATTCACCTTGCCCAATGGGCTTCGGGTGGTGGTGGGCCGGAGAGAAGGGTCGCCGACGGCGACGGTGGGGCTCTTGATCCAGGGCGGTGTGGGCGCTGCGAGCGATCCGGGGGCGATGCGCGCGGCCCTGTCGCTCGCAGCGGTCTCGCAGCGCGAGGACAATCATAGCTTTCCCGAGCACTTCGGGGCCACCCTGCGGAGGTCCATCCGTCCGGACATGGCGCAGTACACCCTGGAAGGGGCCTCGGGAAATGTCGGCACGATGATCGGCATCGTGGCCGAGCACGCGCGCTACATGGTCGTCACCCCCGCCCACTGGGGCCATCTGGACGCGCTGGTAGCGGAGCTCCGGCTCGCGGAGCGCAAGCCCGAGCACGAGGCGGTTCGCCAGTTTCAATCGACGCTCCTCGCCGGGAGCCCCTACGGCCGCTGGCCCACGGCGAGCGACGTCGAGAAGGCCAGGCCCGAGCGCGCCGTCGACTGGATCGCGGAAACGCACATGCCCGAGAACACCGCCCTGGTGGTGGTGGGCGAAATCGACCCCATGGAGGTCACCAAGATCGTGAAGGCCGAGCTCGGGGATTGGAAGGCGAGCGCGGACGACAAGCCGCCTTCGGTGCCGGCGCCGTACCCGCCCAAAACGGATCGAGGCTTCAAAGTTCTGGTGACGGATCGACCGAGCGCAACGCAAGTTCAAATGCATCTTGGATGCGTGTTTCCGCCTGCGAAGACCCTGTCCGAGGGGTTGCAGCGCGAGGTCGCCGCGCAGCTGGTGGAGGACCGCCTCGGCGGGACCCTGCGGGAGCGGCTGGGGGTGACGTACGGCATCCGGTCGCACGCCCGCGTGCTCCGCGGCGGGACTTCGTTTCTCGAGACCTCCAGCGCCGTCGAGCGCGATCGGTTGACGACGGCGCTCAAGACCGTTCAGGGGGCGCTCTGGGCGCTCGGCGAAGCGCCCGTCTCCCAGGATGCCCTCGGGTGGGCCAAGCTCCGCGTCGCGCGCGCCCGAACCACGGCCCACGTGATGAATCACGGTACGGCGAACATCCTCCTGAACACGATCAACCAGGGCTTCAGCGTGGAGAACCTCGATTTTACCGCCAGCTACATCGCGTCGGTGTCGGCCAAAGACGTTCACGAGGATCTCCACGCGTGCGCGGCCGGAACGGTGACCCTCTCGCTCGTGGGCGACGAGCCGACGATCCGCTTCGCCCTCAAGGAAGCGGGGCTCCGTTAG
- a CDS encoding serine protease, whose translation MPTTHKISTFALAFLATAAVASPALAFPLGNGTDNQRVAPSPSDFDSAVADVDFTAIVALSNCSGSLVRFTTSRSTDFALVLTNGHCIGNFPPAGTAVVNQASSRTFTLLNSSGGSLGTLRASRLVYATMTGTDVGLYRLTSTYAQIQQSFGVTALTVSSAHPTAGTPIRVVSGYWKRIYSCSIDKFIYRLREDQWTSVDSIKYSEPGCEVIGGTSGSPIINAQTREVLGVNNTTNEDGGRCTLNNPCEVDQQGRVTVDRGGSYGQETYQIYTCLDSNNNLDLNKAGCQLQKASAGASDTIEEFTDAAE comes from the coding sequence ATGCCGACCACTCATAAGATATCCACATTTGCATTGGCATTTCTCGCGACGGCCGCCGTCGCATCACCCGCTCTGGCGTTTCCGCTCGGAAACGGAACGGACAATCAACGCGTCGCGCCAAGTCCCAGCGATTTCGATTCGGCAGTGGCCGATGTCGATTTCACTGCGATCGTTGCATTGTCGAACTGCTCGGGATCGCTCGTTCGATTTACCACTTCACGCTCTACCGATTTCGCGCTGGTGCTCACCAATGGTCATTGCATCGGCAACTTTCCGCCTGCCGGAACGGCGGTCGTGAACCAAGCGTCCAGTCGGACATTCACCCTGCTCAATTCCAGCGGAGGGAGCCTCGGCACCTTGCGCGCCTCGCGGCTGGTGTATGCCACCATGACAGGGACGGATGTTGGCCTTTATCGACTTACGTCGACGTACGCACAGATTCAGCAGAGCTTCGGGGTCACTGCGCTCACCGTATCGAGCGCGCACCCCACCGCGGGCACGCCCATTCGAGTGGTATCGGGTTATTGGAAGCGAATTTATTCGTGCTCGATCGATAAATTCATCTACCGGCTGCGTGAAGATCAATGGACCAGCGTCGACTCGATCAAATACAGCGAGCCGGGTTGCGAGGTCATTGGAGGCACTTCGGGCTCGCCCATCATCAACGCGCAAACGCGCGAGGTCCTCGGCGTCAACAACACGACCAACGAGGACGGGGGGCGCTGCACCTTGAACAATCCCTGCGAGGTGGACCAGCAGGGCCGGGTCACCGTGGATCGCGGCGGCTCGTACGGGCAAGAGACGTATCAAATCTACACGTGCCTCGATAGCAACAATAACCTCGACCTCAACAAGGCCGGGTGCCAGCTGCAGAAGGCGAGCGCGGGCGCTTCGGACACCATCGAGGAGTTCACGGACGCCGCCGAATAG
- a CDS encoding nitroreductase family protein: MTTPTFLPLSTYREYPVDEMRARAVRFNEEMQRRRTVREFSSRPVPREIIEDCIRVGGTAPSGANLQPWHFVAVSDPKVKSAIRVDAEKEEQAFYQGKAPQAWLDALAPLGTDEHKPFLEVAPWLIAIFARSYDLKEDGTKTKHYYVQESVGIATGLLIAAVHNAGLVSLTHTPSPMNFLNALCGRPSHERPYLLLVVGYPAHEVSVPDIHRKPLDSICSFI, encoded by the coding sequence ATGACCACCCCGACTTTCCTTCCCCTGTCGACCTATCGGGAATACCCGGTCGACGAGATGCGCGCCCGCGCGGTGCGATTCAATGAAGAGATGCAGCGACGGCGGACCGTGCGCGAATTTTCGAGCCGTCCCGTGCCGCGCGAGATCATCGAAGATTGCATCCGCGTCGGCGGCACCGCCCCCAGCGGCGCCAATTTGCAGCCGTGGCACTTCGTCGCCGTGTCCGATCCCAAGGTGAAGTCGGCCATTCGGGTGGACGCCGAGAAGGAGGAGCAGGCTTTCTATCAAGGAAAAGCGCCGCAAGCTTGGCTGGACGCGCTCGCTCCGCTGGGCACCGACGAGCACAAGCCGTTCCTCGAGGTCGCGCCGTGGCTGATTGCCATCTTCGCGCGCAGCTACGATCTGAAAGAAGACGGCACGAAGACGAAGCACTATTACGTGCAAGAGTCGGTCGGCATCGCCACCGGTTTGCTCATCGCCGCCGTGCACAACGCGGGGCTCGTCAGCCTGACGCACACGCCCAGCCCCATGAACTTCCTCAACGCGCTGTGCGGCCGCCCTTCGCACGAGCGCCCCTATTTGCTGCTCGTGGTGGGCTATCCCGCCCACGAGGTCAGCGTGCCGGACATCCACCGCAAACCGCTGGACTCGATCTGCAGCTTCATTTAA
- a CDS encoding MFS transporter has protein sequence MAQDIDVRDAGARGEPRAQPARTGIAELQQKAGAFAFAVGKYRWSICFILFLAATINYVDRQIIGVLKPDLSKLYGWTEKDYGNIVFWFQVAYAIGMVSMGWLLDKIGTKRGFAVAASVWGLAATGHVLATSALGFKLARFGLGLGEAGMFPAAVKVIAQWFPKRERAFAMGLFNSGTNVGAIVTPLMLPIVVPVFGMGTAFVFSGVLALLWVGLWLAKFHPPDEHPSVTQREKDWIASDPAPVYPKIPWLRLLPWRQTWAYAIGKFLIDPIWWLYLFWVPGFLNQKHGLTLTKIGLPLVTIYLISDVGSIFGGWLSSTFIRHGWSINRARKTTMLICAGLVAPIVFASEAKSTWTAVVLIGLATAGHQGFSANLFTLTSDLFPTKAVGSVVGFGGMGGAIGGIFIAQAAGSILQAMGPSGYYVLLLLPPAAYVLAISIIHVLSPRLEPIRPQDLPEGPPQPAR, from the coding sequence ATGGCACAAGACATCGATGTCCGGGACGCCGGCGCGCGAGGAGAACCTCGAGCGCAGCCGGCGCGCACGGGGATCGCGGAGCTCCAGCAGAAAGCGGGTGCCTTTGCGTTCGCCGTCGGAAAGTACCGATGGTCGATCTGTTTCATCTTGTTTCTGGCCGCCACCATCAACTACGTGGACCGCCAGATCATCGGCGTGCTGAAGCCCGATCTCTCCAAGCTCTATGGCTGGACGGAGAAGGACTACGGCAACATCGTCTTTTGGTTCCAGGTCGCCTACGCCATCGGCATGGTGTCCATGGGCTGGCTGCTCGATAAGATCGGCACCAAGCGCGGGTTCGCCGTCGCCGCCAGCGTGTGGGGCCTCGCCGCCACCGGTCATGTGCTGGCCACCTCGGCCCTCGGGTTCAAGCTCGCGCGTTTTGGCTTGGGGCTCGGCGAGGCCGGCATGTTCCCGGCCGCCGTCAAGGTCATCGCCCAATGGTTCCCCAAACGGGAGCGCGCCTTTGCGATGGGCCTCTTCAACTCGGGGACGAACGTGGGGGCCATCGTCACCCCGTTGATGCTCCCGATCGTCGTGCCCGTCTTCGGCATGGGCACCGCGTTCGTGTTCAGCGGCGTGCTCGCGCTGCTCTGGGTCGGCCTCTGGCTCGCGAAGTTCCACCCGCCCGACGAGCACCCGTCGGTGACCCAACGGGAGAAAGATTGGATCGCCAGCGACCCCGCCCCCGTCTACCCGAAGATCCCGTGGCTGCGCCTCTTGCCGTGGCGGCAGACGTGGGCTTATGCCATCGGCAAGTTCCTCATCGATCCCATTTGGTGGCTTTATCTCTTTTGGGTGCCCGGGTTCTTGAACCAGAAACACGGCCTCACCCTGACCAAGATCGGCCTCCCGCTGGTCACCATCTATTTGATCTCCGACGTCGGCAGCATCTTCGGCGGCTGGCTCTCGTCGACCTTCATCCGCCATGGATGGAGCATCAACCGCGCGCGCAAGACCACCATGCTCATCTGCGCCGGCTTGGTCGCCCCCATCGTGTTCGCCTCCGAGGCGAAGTCGACGTGGACCGCGGTGGTGCTGATCGGACTGGCAACGGCCGGCCACCAAGGCTTTTCGGCCAACCTGTTTACCCTCACCTCCGACCTCTTTCCCACCAAGGCCGTCGGCTCCGTGGTCGGGTTCGGTGGAATGGGGGGTGCCATCGGCGGCATCTTCATCGCGCAAGCGGCAGGTAGTATCCTTCAGGCCATGGGACCGAGCGGCTATTATGTCTTGCTGCTTCTACCGCCGGCGGCGTATGTCCTCGCCATCTCCATCATCCACGTGCTCTCGCCGCGGCTGGAACCCATCCGCCCGCAAGACCTGCCCGAGGGGCCCCCGCAGCCCGCCCGCTGA
- a CDS encoding alpha/beta fold hydrolase, with the protein MKNPILQLNPLETMGKGFSPLARFQQACLESFLAPDALPPGAHDPFAEPVTLRKPPRGTNPVILLHGTWANRYNTWKALSLELSNAGFSVSAINYGDGGQLPKFVKGYGDIRRSAKELARFVDEVLRKTGASKVDLVGHAQGGGVMPRWYIKYLGGKDRVGKLIGLAPSNHGTTTVSMGTLANMMTTFLGLQSLSTQGINLTSGKAAIQQSKESPENINPELDRDGDTEPGITYVVLATALDEVLTPWRQSYLKGGFGSEVTNVALQDFRGFEFDLTEHLGITNHPVAIEVVKRALTGQSIDPKDVNIGPLPPMVTP; encoded by the coding sequence ATGAAGAATCCCATTCTGCAGCTCAATCCTCTCGAAACGATGGGCAAGGGCTTTTCGCCGCTCGCCCGGTTTCAGCAAGCGTGCCTCGAGTCGTTCCTTGCACCCGACGCGCTCCCGCCTGGCGCGCACGATCCCTTTGCCGAACCCGTCACCTTGCGAAAGCCTCCGCGCGGGACCAACCCCGTGATCCTGCTCCACGGCACGTGGGCCAATCGCTACAACACGTGGAAGGCGCTGTCCCTCGAGCTGAGCAACGCGGGCTTCTCCGTCTCGGCCATCAATTATGGCGACGGCGGCCAGCTGCCCAAGTTCGTCAAAGGCTACGGCGACATTCGACGGTCCGCCAAGGAGCTGGCGCGTTTCGTCGATGAAGTGTTGCGCAAGACCGGCGCGAGCAAGGTCGACTTGGTGGGGCACGCGCAGGGTGGGGGCGTGATGCCGCGCTGGTACATCAAGTATCTCGGTGGAAAAGATCGGGTCGGTAAGCTGATCGGGCTCGCCCCGAGCAACCACGGCACCACCACCGTCAGCATGGGCACGCTCGCCAACATGATGACGACCTTCCTCGGGCTTCAGAGCCTCTCGACGCAGGGGATCAACTTGACGTCGGGCAAGGCCGCCATTCAGCAATCGAAGGAGTCACCCGAGAACATCAACCCGGAGCTCGATCGGGACGGGGATACGGAGCCCGGCATCACCTATGTGGTCCTCGCGACCGCGCTCGACGAAGTGCTCACGCCATGGCGACAGAGCTACTTGAAAGGAGGCTTCGGCTCCGAGGTGACCAATGTGGCCCTTCAAGACTTCCGCGGCTTCGAGTTCGACTTGACCGAGCACCTGGGTATCACCAACCATCCAGTGGCCATCGAGGTCGTCAAACGCGCGCTTACGGGGCAATCCATCGATCCCAAGGATGTGAACATCGGGCCCTTGCCTCCGATGGTCACGCCCTGA
- a CDS encoding glutathione S-transferase family protein, with translation MPIVLYCHHESGHSYKVALALRWMGVPFEQRPVNLNVARPERTADFRDAAAFGEVPVLVLEDGLTICQSNAILDTLARRHEKLDGADAATQIKVREWLAWEGCRIGVSLPNLRFSRHFTPYGQAIEEWLEARVRRDLDRLEAAVIERPFLTGDRPTIADVSCSGYLHWLDHARLNVAEWPSVARWLERLRSEPGWLGPYDLLMHAYPLRPGTLA, from the coding sequence ATGCCCATCGTTCTTTATTGCCACCACGAGTCCGGCCATAGCTACAAGGTTGCCCTCGCACTGCGCTGGATGGGCGTTCCCTTCGAGCAGCGCCCGGTGAACCTCAATGTGGCGCGCCCCGAACGGACGGCGGATTTCCGCGACGCGGCCGCGTTTGGCGAGGTCCCCGTGTTGGTGCTCGAAGACGGTCTCACCATCTGTCAATCGAACGCCATCCTCGATACGCTGGCGCGCCGCCACGAAAAGCTCGATGGCGCCGATGCCGCGACGCAAATCAAGGTGCGCGAGTGGCTCGCGTGGGAGGGATGCCGCATCGGTGTAAGCCTCCCCAATCTGCGCTTTTCGCGCCACTTCACCCCGTACGGCCAAGCGATCGAGGAGTGGCTGGAGGCGCGCGTGCGGCGCGATCTGGATCGGCTCGAGGCTGCCGTGATCGAACGTCCGTTCTTGACCGGGGATCGGCCGACCATCGCCGACGTGTCGTGCTCCGGCTATTTGCATTGGCTCGATCACGCGCGGCTGAATGTGGCCGAGTGGCCGTCGGTGGCCAGGTGGCTCGAGCGGCTACGGAGTGAGCCGGGCTGGCTCGGGCCTTACGATTTGCTGATGCACGCGTATCCCCTTCGGCCTGGGACCCTCGCGTAG
- a CDS encoding NADH:flavin oxidoreductase/NADH oxidase family protein, translated as MQNLEAEITPGAPLVLKCGATLKNRIAKSAMSEQLAGDAHDPSEGLARLYRRWAEGGASLSITGNVMVDRDHLVERRNVVLDAASDTAAFDRWTRAGTRHGTHLWAQLNHPGKQTPSTLTWEPVAPSSIALKNGLRLGFNRPRALSNGEVLDIIDKFAHSAKLARQVGFTGVQIQGAHGFLVSQFLSPAHNQRGDRWGGSLGNRMRFVLEVYHAVRAAVGNDFPVAIKLNSSDFTAGGLTEMDSMDIAFALAKAGIDAIEVSGGTFESPAMAGLYADKGARRREGYFLGYAESVRPRVDTALMVTGGFRSGAGIARALRRGAADLVGLSRPMVVEPSFPRNVLAHPEHRIDFRERSTGIKALDRLALLDTTWYEHQLARIAHDQPPSHHLSAWRSVMTSFFDMGLHALAQRRV; from the coding sequence ATGCAGAACCTCGAAGCTGAAATCACCCCGGGCGCGCCGCTGGTATTGAAGTGCGGCGCCACGTTGAAGAACCGCATCGCCAAGTCGGCCATGAGCGAGCAGCTTGCAGGCGACGCGCACGATCCGAGCGAGGGCCTCGCGCGATTGTACCGGCGGTGGGCCGAGGGCGGCGCGAGCCTCTCGATCACCGGCAATGTCATGGTGGATCGCGACCACCTGGTGGAGCGCCGAAACGTGGTGCTCGACGCGGCGAGCGACACCGCGGCCTTCGATCGCTGGACCCGCGCGGGCACCCGGCACGGCACGCATTTGTGGGCGCAGTTGAACCACCCTGGAAAGCAGACGCCGAGCACCTTGACCTGGGAGCCGGTCGCGCCCTCGTCCATCGCGCTCAAGAACGGTCTGCGGCTCGGTTTCAATCGCCCGCGCGCCCTCTCCAACGGGGAGGTCTTGGACATCATCGACAAATTCGCCCACAGCGCGAAGCTCGCCCGCCAAGTCGGTTTTACCGGTGTGCAGATCCAAGGCGCCCACGGGTTTCTGGTGAGCCAGTTCCTTTCGCCGGCGCACAACCAGCGCGGCGATCGCTGGGGCGGATCGCTCGGCAACCGCATGCGCTTCGTGCTGGAGGTTTACCACGCCGTTCGCGCGGCGGTGGGCAACGACTTCCCCGTGGCCATCAAGCTCAACTCCTCCGACTTCACGGCGGGCGGCTTGACCGAAATGGACTCGATGGATATCGCCTTTGCGCTGGCCAAGGCCGGTATCGATGCGATCGAAGTCTCCGGCGGCACCTTCGAGAGCCCCGCCATGGCAGGACTGTACGCCGACAAAGGGGCGCGGCGCCGCGAAGGCTATTTCCTCGGCTACGCCGAGTCCGTCCGGCCGCGTGTGGACACGGCGCTGATGGTCACGGGCGGCTTTCGTTCGGGCGCCGGCATCGCCCGCGCCCTGCGCCGCGGCGCCGCCGATCTGGTCGGGCTCTCGCGCCCCATGGTGGTGGAGCCGTCGTTCCCGCGCAATGTGCTCGCCCACCCCGAGCACCGCATCGATTTTCGCGAACGGTCCACCGGCATCAAGGCGCTCGATCGCTTGGCCTTGCTCGACACCACCTGGTACGAGCACCAGCTGGCGCGCATCGCGCACGATCAGCCGCCGTCGCACCACCTCAGCGCATGGCGTAGCGTGATGACCTCGTTCTTCGATATGGGCTTGCACGCCTTGGCCCAGCGGCGCGTCTGA
- a CDS encoding alpha/beta hydrolase, protein MAASTLAAGALAGALPRAAHAATPAVGPGGAAGSTKPMDAAAFHAARRFADTRFGKIAYMDRGTGDAALFLHGFPLNSFQWRGAIDRLSSLRRCIAPDFMGLGYTEVAKGQSVAPAAQVAMLVALLDKLSIRTVDLIANDSGGAVAQLFATRHRDRVRTMLLTTCDVENDSPPAAVVPVIAAAHAGKFADETFLPQLADKTFSRSAKGIGGQCFTYPTNPTDEAIEVYFSPLVSSPARKALTNAYAIGLDPNPLKGIESALQRCTVPTRIVWGTGDTIFSPVSADYLSCTLPNSRGVRRIEGAKLFFPEEFPDIIAEEARGLWRVG, encoded by the coding sequence ATGGCCGCCAGCACCCTCGCGGCAGGAGCGCTCGCCGGAGCGCTGCCCCGGGCGGCGCACGCGGCCACGCCGGCGGTGGGGCCCGGCGGCGCGGCCGGATCGACCAAGCCGATGGATGCGGCTGCCTTCCACGCCGCGCGAAGGTTCGCCGATACCCGCTTTGGAAAAATTGCGTACATGGATCGCGGGACGGGGGACGCCGCTTTGTTTCTGCACGGTTTCCCGTTGAATAGCTTTCAATGGCGAGGGGCGATCGATCGGCTGTCGTCCCTTCGCCGGTGCATCGCGCCGGATTTCATGGGCCTTGGATACACGGAGGTCGCGAAAGGGCAGAGCGTCGCGCCGGCCGCGCAGGTCGCCATGCTCGTCGCGCTGCTCGACAAGCTCTCCATTCGCACCGTCGATCTCATCGCCAACGACAGCGGCGGCGCGGTGGCGCAGCTCTTTGCCACCCGGCACCGCGATCGCGTGCGCACCATGCTCCTCACCACGTGCGACGTGGAGAACGACAGCCCGCCCGCGGCCGTGGTGCCCGTCATCGCCGCCGCGCACGCCGGCAAATTTGCCGACGAGACGTTCCTCCCGCAGCTGGCGGACAAAACGTTCTCGCGTTCGGCGAAGGGCATCGGCGGACAGTGCTTTACGTACCCCACCAATCCCACCGACGAGGCCATCGAGGTCTACTTCTCACCCCTCGTGAGCTCCCCCGCGCGCAAAGCCCTCACCAACGCCTACGCCATCGGCCTCGACCCCAACCCGCTGAAAGGGATCGAGTCCGCGCTCCAGCGCTGCACCGTACCAACCCGCATCGTGTGGGGAACGGGCGACACCATCTTCTCCCCCGTGAGCGCCGATTATCTATCGTGCACCCTCCCCAACTCGCGCGGTGTGCGGCGCATCGAGGGGGCAAAGCTCTTCTTCCCCGAGGAGTTTCCCGACATCATCGCCGAGGAAGCACGCGGCCTCTGGCGTGTGGGCTAA